ACCGGCGAGTGCGGCGCACACCTCGCGACAGCCGCGCATTCCGGCGAGTCCGTTGGCGCAATTGGCATTGCCGGAATTCACGATGAGCGCGCGCACGCGTCCGCCGCGCAGGTGCTCCCTGCCGACGATGACGGGCGCCGCGGCCACGCGGTTGGTGGTGAACAGCGCGGCAGCGGTCGCTCCGGCGGGAATTTCGGCAAGCGCCAGGTCGGGCTGGCCGTTTTTCTTGATGCCGGCGGCGAGCGAGGCGAAGCGGAAGCCGCGCGGGACCAGGATGTCCGAGTCGGGCGCGCGTCTCATTTGCCGATTTGCACCAGGGAGTAGCCCGGACGGCGCAGCGCGCTCTCCGCCTGCGCTTCACCGTGCACCATGGCGACTTCGTCGCAGTTGTGCAGGCGCGGGCAGGCGAGGCAGTCCTTGAAGATCTTGTCGGGCAGCTCTTCGCGGCTGGCCACGGTGAAGCCAAGCTGCGAGAAAAACTCCGGAATGCGGGTGAAAAGGCACACCCGGCTCACCCGGTGGCGCTCGGCCTCAAGGAGAAGCTCGCGCACCACGCGGTGACCGGCGCCGCGCCCCTGGGCGGCGGGCGACACGGCGATGCTGCGGACTTCGGCCAAGTGCGGGCCGTAGAGGTGCAGCGCGCCGCAGCCGATGATCTTCTTCTTGTCCTCGACGACGACAAAGTCGCGGATGTTCTCGCAGACTTCACTGTAGGCGCGCGGCAAAAGCGTGCCGTCGCCCGAATAGGCGTGGACGAGCTGGTAGATGGCCTGCGCGTCGGGCAGCGTGGCTTTACGCGTGCGCACCGGCCTCCTCCTTGAGCGCCGCGAGCTGCTCGGCCAGGCGCGCTTCGGCGGCGGCGAGCGCCTGCGCGACGCGAGCGGGCGCGGTACCGCCGGCCACATCGTGCTCGGCGATGACGCGATCGAGCGCCACCGCCGAAGCGAAGTCGGCGCCGAACTCGGGGCTGAGCGCGCGGAGATCGACCAGCGGCAGCTTTTCGATTTCGACGTTCTTCTCGAGCGCGAGGCGCACCGCTTTGCCCACGATCTCATGGGCGCGCCGGAACGGGACGCCGCGGCGCGCCAGATAATTCGCGGCCGCCGTCGCGTTCAGGTATCCGGTGGACGCCGCCTGGCGCATACGCGCCGTGTCGAAGCCGACCGTGCGCACGAAGCCGGTCGCGATCTGGAGCGAGCCGAGGATCGAATCGGTGGCGGCGAAGAGCGGCTCCTGCGCTTCCTGGAGGTCGCGATTGTAAGCGAGCGGCAGGCCTTTGACGATGAACGCGACGGTTTGCGCGGCGGCCTGCACGCGGCCTGTCTTGCCGCGCAGCAGCTCCATCGGATCGGGATTTTTTTTCTGCGGCATGGCGCTGGAGCCGGTGGAGAAGGCGTCGGCCAGGCGCACGAAACCGAACTCGACGGTGGAATAGAGCACGAAGTCTTCGGCCATGCGGCTCAGGTGCAGAGCGGCGAGCGCGAGCGCGTTCAGGTACTCGACGGCGAAGTCGCGATCGCTGGTCGCGTCGAGGCTGTTGGCGGTGATGCCGGAGAAGCCGAGGTCGCGCGCCATCGCGTCGCGGTCGAGCGCGATGGCGCATCCGGCCACGGCCCCGGAGCCGAGCGGCAGCGTGTCCGCGCGGCGCGAGGCGTCGCCCAGGCGCTCGGCGTCGCGGGCGAACATCTCGACGTAGGCGAGCAGCCAGTGGGCCGCTAGGACCGGCTCGGCGCGCTGCAGGTGCGTGTAAGCGGGCATGGACGCGGCGCCCAGTTCGCGGGCCCGGGCGACCAGCGCCGACTGAAGTTCGGCAAGCGCGAGACGCGTCTTCTGGATGGCATCGCGCACGAACAGGCGCAGGTCGGTCGCGATCTGCTCGTTGCGGCTGCGGCCGGTGTGCAGTTTCAGGCCCGCGTCGCCGATCAGCGCGACCAGTTGCTGCTCGACGAAGTGGTGGACATCTTCGGCGTCGCTGCGGTCGAAGATTGAGCTGTCACGCGCGCAGCGCGCCTCCAGCTCATCGAGTCCGCCGACGATCTGTTTCAGCTCGGCGGCGGAAAGAACGCCGGCTGCCGCCAACGCGCGCGCGTGGGCGCGGGTGGCGGCGCACTCGAAGGGCAGGAGGCGGCGGTCGTAGGCGAACGAGCGCTGCCACTGTTCGAATTGTGTGTCG
This portion of the Terriglobales bacterium genome encodes:
- the argH gene encoding argininosuccinate lyase, whose amino-acid sequence is MWSGRVSQPLDTQFEQWQRSFAYDRRLLPFECAATRAHARALAAAGVLSAAELKQIVGGLDELEARCARDSSIFDRSDAEDVHHFVEQQLVALIGDAGLKLHTGRSRNEQIATDLRLFVRDAIQKTRLALAELQSALVARARELGAASMPAYTHLQRAEPVLAAHWLLAYVEMFARDAERLGDASRRADTLPLGSGAVAGCAIALDRDAMARDLGFSGITANSLDATSDRDFAVEYLNALALAALHLSRMAEDFVLYSTVEFGFVRLADAFSTGSSAMPQKKNPDPMELLRGKTGRVQAAAQTVAFIVKGLPLAYNRDLQEAQEPLFAATDSILGSLQIATGFVRTVGFDTARMRQAASTGYLNATAAANYLARRGVPFRRAHEIVGKAVRLALEKNVEIEKLPLVDLRALSPEFGADFASAVALDRVIAEHDVAGGTAPARVAQALAAAEARLAEQLAALKEEAGAHA
- a CDS encoding N-acetyltransferase yields the protein MRTRKATLPDAQAIYQLVHAYSGDGTLLPRAYSEVCENIRDFVVVEDKKKIIGCGALHLYGPHLAEVRSIAVSPAAQGRGAGHRVVRELLLEAERHRVSRVCLFTRIPEFFSQLGFTVASREELPDKIFKDCLACPRLHNCDEVAMVHGEAQAESALRRPGYSLVQIGK